The Podospora pseudocomata strain CBS 415.72m chromosome 1 map unlocalized CBS415.72m_1, whole genome shotgun sequence genome has a segment encoding these proteins:
- the CHT2_1 gene encoding Chitinase 2 (EggNog:ENOG503NVBP; COG:G; CAZy:GH18): MFTKTLVVAALAAAPAFAAPEVNVYWGQTAGSRLSTFCDASGFDYVTVGFLNKSPSQDPSGANWPGTNFGSHCDGVYYKYNGANTNVQSDCGKIAADIRYCQKKGKKVLLSIGGEWKTTANYDLSNEAEGRRFALFVWQAFGPRIAGSIVPRPFDDYYLNAEAGEENFVFDGFDFDIEKSYDANQSKGYIAMISSLRQFMATPQLNPNNRQFLITAAPECPLNDPYYKMKHIIKNSKFDLLFVQFYNNPGCHGVTNNNFDTWASHLQSTASSGAKIFIGLPGSTNAVQNGEASGYLTPTNLRTVINKFKGRAAFGGVMIYDATYGASNIVSGSSPAGLNYYQYARSLLGGYTHTVTPPAPTPTACVREYSIKSGDYCYQIAARAGIDLSDLNAFNPGLNCNILGLGQKLCIKRGIPKPASSSSSSTILSTTSSTTVSSTTVSTTVSSTETSTTTVSSTETSATSTESSTISTESSTISTESSTISTESSTISTESATESATASETVTETETITANEPDITTSTVETSEPTGITYTEDFTSTETESVTVTDIMPTTTSTISTESSTAESATESATVTETETITTSPTLTESATATETASETESYCEDDETTTSETATATETASGTETVTATGSATESATASEAETITASATLTASETEVTTVSETATETESYCEDDETTETATATASETESAVVSGTETATASETEAVTETATASETEAVTETATASETESVIETATASETEAVTETATASETESAIETVTASETGSVIASETESSIESATASETGSVIASETETLPASETTTDGPVITPSESFTTSTIYSTTTFTVTSCEPSVTSCPGRVVTKTIAIGTTVCPVTTTDAPVITSSSSLPAGYTTSTIYSTKTLTLTSCAPTVTNCPAGSTTTVVVPIGTTVCPISEAEATSTPLPAVPGVETSSKPAIKVITDVPAEEETTTSTTTFVQQLTTIITVPKPDVTATSKPAGGDEGVVVKPTPSGGFPYSSGYVKPIASATQQPVTAGAGRNGVVLGGVIAAALVLAF; encoded by the exons ATGTTCACCAAGACTCTCGTCGTTGCCGCCCTGGCCGCGGCTCCCGCTTTTGCTGCTCCCGAAGTCAATGTCTACTGGGGTCAGACCGCCGGCTCAAGGCTTTCCACCTTCTGTGATGCTTCTGGATTCGACTATGTTACCGTTGGTTTCCTCAACAAGTCCCCCTCCCAGGACCCCTCGGGAGCCAACTGGCCGGGTACCAACTTTGGAAGCCACTGTGATGGAGTGTACTACAAGTACAACGgtgccaacaccaacgtccAGTCCGACTGCGGAAAGATCGCTGCCGACATCAGATACTGTCaaaagaagggcaagaaggtccTTCTCTCCATTGGTGGAGAGTGGAAGACGACCGCCAACTACGACCTCAGCAACGAAGCCGAAGGACGTCGCTTTGCCTTGTTCGTGTGGCAAGCCTTCGGTCCTCGCATCGCCGGCTCCATCGTCCCAAGACCGTTTGATGATTACTACCTCAATGCCGAAGCGGGTGAGGAGAACTTCGTCTTTGATGGGTTTGACTTCGATATCGAGAAGAGCTACG ACGCAAACCAGTCAAAGGGCTATATCGCCATGATTAGCAGTCTGCGCCAGTTCATGGCGACACCACAactcaacccaaacaaccgCCAGTTCCTGATTACCGCCGCTCCCGAATGCCCTCTGAACGATCCGTATTACAAGATGAAGCACATCATCAAGAACAGCAAGTTTGACCTTTTGTTCGTCCAGTTTTACAACAACCCAGGATGCCATGgcgtcaccaacaacaactttgACACTTGGGCCTCGCATCTCCAATCGACCGCCAGCAGTGGTGCAAAGATTTTCATTGGATTGCCTGGAAGTACCAATGCTGTTCAAAACGGTGAGGCGAGTGGCTACCTCACGCCCACCAACCTCCGAACTGTCATCAACAAGTTCAAGGGCAGGGCTGCATTTGGTGGTGTCATGATCTATGATGCCACCTATGGCGCGAGCAACATCGTTTCAGGCTCCAGCCCAGCTGGATTGAACTACTACCAGTATGCTCGAAGCCTTTTGGGTGGCTACACCCACACCGTCACGCCCCCGGCTCCCACACCGACCGCTTGCGTGCGTGAGTATAGTATCAAGTCTGGTGACTACTGTTATCAGATTGCTGCCCGTGCCGGTATTGATCTCAGCGATCTCAATGCCTTCAATCCTGGTCTCAACTGCAACATCCTCGGACTTGGGCAGAAACTTTGCATCAAGCGTGGTATCCCCAAGCCtgccagctccagctccagctccaccaTCTTGAGCACCACTTCTTCCACCACTGTGAGCAGCACCACTGTCAGCACTaccgtctcctccaccgagACCAGCACTACTACCGTCTCCTCTACCGAGACCAGCGCCACCTCTACCGAGTCCAGCACCATCTCTACCGAGTCCAGCACCATCTCTACCGAGTCCAGCACCATCTCTACCGAGTCCAGCACCATCTCTACCGAGTCTGCCACTGAGTCTGCCACTGCCAGCGAGACCGTCACCGAGACTGAGACCATCACTGCCAACGAGCctgacatcaccacctcaaccgTTGAAACCTCTGAGCCTACTGGCATCACCTACACTGAGGATTTTACCAGTACTGAGACTGAGAGTGTGACCGTGACCGATATCATGCCGACCACCACAAGCACCATCTCTACCGAGTCCAGCACCGCTGAGTCTGCCACCGA GTCCGCCACTGTCACCGAGACTGAGACCATTACCACCAGCCCTACTCTCACCGAGTCTGCCACTGCCACCGAGACTGCCAGCGAGACTGAGAGCTATTgcgaggatgacgagaccaccaccagcgagaCTGCCACTGCCACCGAGACTGCGAGTGGAACAGAGACCGTCACTGCGACCGGGTCTGCTACCGAGTCTGCTACTGCCAGCGAAGCCgagaccatcaccgccagTGCTACTCTGACCGCTAGCGAGACTGAGGTTACTACTGTTAGCGAGACTGCCACTGAGACTGAAAGCTActgcgaggatgatgagacCACCGAGACTGCCACTGCCACCGCTAGCGAGACCGAGTCTGCTGTTGTCAGTGGGACTgagaccgccaccgccagcgaGACTGAGGCCGTCACCgagaccgccaccgccag CGAGACTGAGGCCGTCACCGAGACCGCTACCGCCAGCGAGACCGAATCTGTCATCGAGACCGCTACCGCCAGCGAGACTGAGGCCGTCACTGAGACCGCTACCGCCAGCGAGACTGAGTCTGCGATTGAGACCGTTACAGCCAGCGAAACCGGCTCTGTTATTGCCAGCGAGACAGAGTCTAGCATCGAGAGCGCTACCGCTAGCGAGACCGGGTCTGTTATTGCTAGCGAGACAGAGACTCTTCCCGCCAGCGAGACCACCACTGACGGCCCCGTCATCACACCCTCGGAgagcttcaccacctccaccatctactccaccaccaccttcaccgtGACCTCGTGCGAGCCCTCTGTCACCTCCTGCCCCGGCCGCGTCGTGACCAAGACCATCGCCATCGGCACCACCGTCTGCCCCGTCACCACGACCGACGCTCCCGTcatcacctcttcctcctccctgcCCGCGGGTtacaccacctcaaccatcTACTCCACCAAgaccctcaccctcacctcgTGTGCTCCCACCGTGACGAACTGCCCGGCGGGTAGCACCACCACTGTCGTCGTCCCAATCGGAACAACTGTCTGCCCTATCTCCGAGGCGGAGGCCACTTCCACTCCTCTCCCCGCTGTTCCAGGCGTGGAGACTAGCTCCAAGCCAGCAATCAAGGTTATTACTGATGtccctgctgaggaggagacgacGACCTCCACCACGACCTTCGTCCAGCAGTTGACTACCATCATCACTGTGCCCAAGCCTGATGTCACTGCTACTTCCAAGCctgccggtggtgacgaGGGAGTTGTTGTCAAGCCTACGCCCTCGGGTGGATTCCCTTACAGCAGTGGGTATGTCAAGCCTATTGCTTCAGCTACGCAGCAGCCCGTGACTgctggggcggggaggaatGGGGTTGTTCTGGGAGGTGTTATTGCTGCTGCCCTTGTCTTGGCTTTTTAA